Proteins from one Ipomoea triloba cultivar NCNSP0323 chromosome 1, ASM357664v1 genomic window:
- the LOC116022299 gene encoding cytochrome P450 81Q32-like, which translates to MDFLNPLLYLALLFPLYLISKHFHRKFKNHPPAPFLTLPLLGHLYLFKKPLHRALDNISSRHGPVLLLEFGSRKVLLVASPSAAEECLSRNDIVFANRPHLMAGKHIGYNYTSLAWSSYGDHWRNLRKIVALEILSTHRLQMLHEIRADEVNSMVRKVHEVCQADSHVEMKSYFFELTLNVMMRMIAGKRYYGENVEDIEEAKRFRAIVTDTFRLGGATNVGDFVPALKGVFKELENSLVELQHRRDSFMQDMIKDCRKRMENDGDRRTESAGKKKSFVEVLLSLQENEPEYYKDEIIRSLMLVMLAAGTDTSSGTMEWGLSLLLNHPQVLKKAQMEIDERVGHERLLEESDLANLPYLNCILKETMRMYPVGPLLIPHESSEECTVAGYRIPAGTMLMVNLYSIQRDPKNWDEPEKFRPERFEGSEGVTRDGYKMMPFGSGRRSCPGESLGLRMVGLSLGSLIQCFDWERIGGEMVDMTEGTGLSMPKATPLTANCKARPFVAGLLSQTA; encoded by the exons ATGGATTTCCTCAACCCATTATTGTACCTTGCCCTCCTCTTTCCCTTGTACCTAATCTCCAAACACTTTCACCGGAAATTCAAGAACCACCCACCGGCGCCGTTCCTCACTCTCCCCCTCCTCGGCCATCTATACCTCTTTAAGAAACCTCTCCACCGCGCCTTGGACAATATCTCCAGCCGCCATGGCCCGGTTCTCCTCCTCGAGTTCGGCTCCCGGAAAGTTCTCCTGGTCGCCTCCCCTTCCGCCGCCGAGGAGTGTCTGTCgagaaacgacatcgttttcgCGAACCGGCCGCACCTCATGGCCGGAAAGCACATAGGCTACAACTACACCTCCCTAGCGTGGTCCTCCTACGGCGATCACTGGCGGAACCTCCGCAAAATCGTGGCCCTCGAAATCCTGTCCACGCATCGCCTCCAGATGCTCCACGAGATCCGCGCGGACGAGGTGAATTCCATGGTGAGAAAGGTGCACGAGGTTTGCCAAGCGGATTCGCATGTCGAAATGAAGAGCTATTTTTTCGAGCTCACGTTGAAcgtgatgatgaggatgatcgCCGGGAAAAGGTATTACGGCGAGAACGTGGAGGATATCGAGGAGGCGAAGCGGTTCAGGGCGATCGTAACGGACACTTTCCGCCTCGGCGGGGCAACCAATGTCGGCGACTTCGTGCCGGCGTTGAAGGGGGTGTTCAAGGAGTTGGAGAACAGTTTGGTGGAGTTGCAGCACAGGCGAGATAGTTTCATGCAGGACATGATCAAAGACTGCCGGAAAAGAATGGAAAACGACGGCGATCGCCGTACGGAGTCGGCCGGGAAGAAGAAATCATTCGTTGAAGTGCTACTGTCACTTCAAGAAAACGAACCCGAATATTACAAGGATGAAATTATCAGGAGCCTCATGCTG GTGATGTTAGCAGCGGGAACAGATACATCATCCGGGACTATGGAGTGGGGCCTATCACTTCTGCTAAACCACCCACAAGTCTTGAAGAAGGCGCAAATGGAGATTGACGAACGGGTCGGACACGAGCGGCTACTCGAGGAGTCAGATTTAGCCAACCTCCCTTACCTAAACTGCATACTCAAGGAAACAATGAGAATGTACCCTGTTGGCCCTCTGTTAATCCCCCACGAATCCTCAGAAGAGTGTACCGTCGCCGGCTACCGTATCCCCGCCGGCACAATGCTGATGGTCAACTTGTACTCCATCCAAAGAGACCCCAAGAACTGGGACGAGCCGGAAAAGTTCAGGCCGGAGAGGTTTGAAGGCTCAGAAGGAGTGACGAGAGATGGGTACAAGATGATGCCTTTTGGGTCTGGAAGGAGAAGCTGCCCTGGAGAATCACTGGGGTTGCGTATGGTTGGGCTGTCTTTGGGGTCGTTGATCCAATGCTTTGACTGGGAAAGAATCGGCGGTGAAATGGTGGATATGACTGAAGGAACTGGATTAAGCATGCCCAAAGCTACGCCGTTGACGGCCAACTGCAAGGCACGACCTTTCGTCGCCGGTCTTCTTTCTCAGACGGCTTGA
- the LOC116022565 gene encoding casein kinase II subunit alpha-2: protein MSQARVYADVNVHRPKDYWDYEALTVQWGDQDDYEVVRKVGRGKYSEVFEGVNVTNNEKCIIKILKPVKKKKIKREIKILQNLCGGPNIVKLYDIVRDQHSKTPSLIFEYVNSTDFKVLYPTLTDYDIRYYIYELLKALDYCHSQGIMHRDVKPHNVMIDHELRKLRLIDWGLAEFYHPGKEYNVRVASRYFKGPELLVDLQDYDYSLDMWSLGCMFAGMIFRKEPFFYGHDNHDQLVKIAKVLGTDELNAYLNKYHLELDPQLDALVGRHSRKPWSRFINSDNQHLVSPEAIDFLDKLLRYDHQDRLTAKEAMAHPYFFQVRAAENSRVRTQ, encoded by the exons ATGTCTCAAGCACGAGTCTACGCTGACGTCAACGTTCACCGTCCTAAGGATTATTGGGACTATGAAGCTCTTACCGTTCAATGGGG TGATCAGGATGACTATGAAGTTGTTCGGAAAGTGGGAAGAGGAAAATACAGTGAGGTCTTTGAAGGAGTAAATGTCACCAACAATGAGAAGTGCATCATCAAAATACTTAAACCCGTGAAAAAGAAGAAG ATAAAAAGGGAAATAAAAATACTTCAGAATCTTTGTGGAGGCCCAAATATTGTGAAACTCTATGATATTGTCAGAGACCAGCACTCAAAAACTCCAAGTTTGATTTTTGAATATGTGAACAGTACAGATTTCAAAGTCTTGTATCCGACACTGACTGATTATGACATCCGCTACTACATTTATGAGCTTCTCAAG GCATTGGATTATTGCCATTCACAAGGAATAATGCACAGAGATGTTAAACCTCACAATGTCATGATTGATCATGAATTAAGAAAACTTCGTTTGATTGATTGGGGTCTTGCTGAGTTTTATCATCCTGGTAAAGAGTACAATGTCAGAGTAGCCTCAAG GTACTTTAAGGGGCCTGAACTACTCGTGGATTTGCAAGACTATGATTATTCCTTGGACATGTGGAGTCTTGGCTGCATGTTTGCAGGAATG ATCTTTAGGAAAGAGCCATTCTTCTATGGCCATGACAACCATGATCAACTTGTTAAAATTGCAAAG GTTCTTGGCACAGACGAGTTAAATGCATATCTTAACAAATATCATCTGGAGCTTGATCCTCAACTTGATGCTCTGGTTGGAAG GCACAGCAGGAAACCTTGGTCCCGATTTATTAATTCAGACAACCAGCATTTAGTTTCTCCAGAG GCAATTGATTTCCTTGATAAGCTCCTTCGTTATGATCATCAAGACAGGCTTACAGCTAAAGAAGCTATG GCACATCCATACTTCTTCCAAGTGAGGGCAGCTGAAAACAGCAGGGTGCGTACACAGTAG
- the LOC116022306 gene encoding cytochrome P450 81Q32-like — MDISLCFLLFAFLYFLTTHFLTKFQNLPPSPSISLPLIGHLYLIKKPLHRTLANISHKHGPVLFLKFGSRPVLLVSSPSAVEQCFTKNDVVLANRPRLLAGKYLGYDYTTLVWASYGPHWRNLRRIASTEVLSAHRIQAFPDIRRDEVRSLIKRLHRDSGNRAVDMKSAFFELTLNILMVMIAGKRFCGGSAEELEQAKRFRAIVAETFQVSGATNIGDFVPIVKWFRLNRVEDKLRVLKEKRDSFMQELIEEHKQTRRSCCSDDRRNKTMIDVLLSLQDSEPEYYTDEIIKGMCQVMLSAGTDTTAATMEWALSLLLNNREALKRAQIEIDIQTGGSSTLIEESDLPKLPYLHGIINETLRMYPVAPVLVPHESSEDFVIEGFRVPKGTMLLVNLWAIQNDPRLWEEPQKFMPERFLGMEGQRDGFKLMPFGYGRRGCPGENMAMHVAGLVLGTLIQCFEWERDGEELVDMSEGPGLTMPRVYPLLAKCRPRPNMTSLLSHL; from the exons ATGGATATCTCACTCTGTTTCTTACTTTTTGCTTTTCTCTATTTCCTCACCACTCATTTCCTAACCAAATTCCAAAACCTCCCACCATCCCCTTCCATCTCTTTACCTCTAATAGGCCATCTTTATCTAATCAAGAAACCACTTCATCGTACTTTAGCCAACATCTCCCACAAACATGGTCCGGTGCTATTCCTGAAATTCGGGTCGCGCCCTGTTCTGCTAGTTTCTTCCCCATCGGCTGTGGAGCAATGTTTCACCAAGAACGATGTTGTGCTCGCCAACCGTCCCAGGTTGCTTGCCGGGAAATACCTCGGCTACGATTACACGACGCTTGTGTGGGCCTCGTACGGCCCCCACTGGCGCAACCTAAGACGGATTGCTTCCACGGAGGTCTTGTCCGCTCACCGGATTCAAGCGTTTCCTGATATACGCAGAGATGAGGTCCGTTCGCTGATCAAACGGCTTCATAGAGACTCTGGGAATCGAGCGGTGGATATGAAATCGGCGTTCTTTGAGCTGACTTTGAACATCTTGATGGTGATGATTGCTGGGAAGAGATTCTGTGGAGGATCTGCAGAGGAGTTGGAGCAAGCCAAGAGGTTTAGAGCGATTGTGGCTGAGACTTTTCAGGTGAGCGGAGCTACTAATATCGGCGACTTTGTGCCGATTGTTAAGTGGTTTAGGCTGAACAGGGTTGAAGACAAGCTCAGGGTGTTGAAGGAGAAAAGAGACAGTTTTATGCAAGAATTGATCGAAGAGCATAAGCAAACAAGGAGATCATGTTGTTCCGATGATCGGAGAAACAAGACGATGATTGATGTTCTCCTGTCTCTCCAAGATTCAGAACCTGAATATTACACAGACGAAATCATAAAAGGCATGTGCCAG GTAATGTTATCCGCAGGGACCGACACTACAGCGGCAACAATGGAATGGGCGCTGTCACTCTTGCTAAACAATCGAGAAGCACTAAAAAGGGCTCAAATCGAAATCGACATCCAAACGGGCGGATCATCAACCCTCATTGAAGAATCAGATCTGCCCAAACTTCCATATCTGCATGGAATTATAAACGAAACGCTAAGAATGTACCCAGTAGCTCCAGTCCTGGTTCCCCATGAGTCCTCAGAGGACTTTGTTATTGAAGGATTTCGGGTGCCAAAAGGGACAATGCTGCTAGTAAACTTATGGGCTATACAGAACGATCCGAGGCTATGGGAGGAGCCACAAAAGTTCATGCCAGAGAGATTCTTGGGAATGGAAGGGCAGCGTGATGGGTTTAAGCTGATGCCGTTTGGGTATGGGAGAAGAGGGTGTCCTGGGGAGAACATGGCAATGCACGTTGCGGGATTGGTGTTGGGAACTTTGATTCAGTGCTTTGAATGGGAGAGAGATGGCGAAGAGCTTGTGGATATGAGTGAAGGGCCTGGGTTAACCATGCCCAGAGTTTATCCTTTGCTGGCTAAATGTCGGCCAAGACCGAATATGACCAGCCTGCTTTCTCATCTGTAA
- the LOC116022289 gene encoding cytochrome P450 81Q32-like, protein MDALQILCAPFLFLAFYVISYHFFHKLRNHPPSPFPALPIIGHFHLLSQPFHRALIKISNRYGPVLLLRFGSRPVLLVSSPSAAEECFTKNDVVLANRPKFLGGKIFGYEYTSLAWSSYGEHWRNLRKLSTIEVLSAHRIQVLSEIRTDEAKSLIRRLFRSSQNTSDNMVEVKSAVYDYTFNVITRMVTGKRFFGEKVENADEAKLYKEIGDETTRLVIQSGVLDYFPVLKWIGYKGIVKEMKKMQERRNQFMHNIIEQHRQKTKSNGAGENGGKNSKTILEVLLGLQETDADYYSDEIIISLLYVLLHAGSETSATTLEWAFSYLLENPRIMKKAKAEIDLQVGHTRLVEESDMGKLPYIRCIVNETLRLQPAAPLLVPHFSGEECHVGGYRVPKGTIVLVNAWGIQRDPKVWEDPETFNPERFESFKSSKDHAFKFMPFGSGRRSCPGENLAIRVVELALGLLLQCFDWENPSKETIDKTDSSGFIAAKLTPLVAKCSPRSEMVTTLSQI, encoded by the exons ATGGACGCCCTGCAAATCCTCTGCGCTCCATTTTTGTTCTTAGCCTTTTATGTTATCAGTTACCATTTCTTCCACAAGCTTAGAAATCATCCGCCCAGCCCTTTCCCCGCCTTGCCAATCATCGGCCATTTCCATCTCTTGAGCCAACCTTTCCACCGAGCTCTGATCAAAATCTCAAACAGGTACGGCCCCGTTCTCTTGCTCAGGTTCGGCTCTCGCCCTGTCCTCCTCGTTTCATCTCCCTCGGCGGCCGAGGAATGTTTTACCAAAAACGATGTCGTTCTTGCGAACCGGCCCAAGTTTCTCGGTGGGAAGATCTTTGGGTATGAATACACCAGCCTTGCTTGGTCCTCTTATGGCGAGCACTGGAGAAATCTCCGGAAACTTTCAACCATCGAAGTTTTATCGGCCCACAGGATTCAGGTTTTATCCGAGATTCGAACCGATGAAGCCAAATCTCTCATCCGCAGGCTCTTCAGATCCTCCCAGAATACTTCAGACAACATGGTGGAAGTGAAATCTGCGGTTTATGATTACACGTTCAACGTCATCACGCGGATGGTTACTGGGAAAAGGTTTTTTGGGGAGAAAGTGGAGAACGCGGATGAAGCCAAGCTGTACAAAGAAATTGGAGATGAAACCACAAGGCTGGTTATTCAGAGCGGCGTTTTGGATTACTTCCCTGTGCTGAAGTGGATTGGATACAAAGGAATTGTGAAGGAGATGAAGAAAATGCAGGAGAGGAGGAATCAATTCATGCATAATATAATAGAGCAACATCGCCAGAAAACGAAGAGCAATGGCGCTGGGGAGAATGGAGGAAAGAATAGTAAGACAATATTGGAAGTTTTATTAGGTCTCCAGGAAACTGACGCTGATTACTATTCAGATGAAATCATCATCAGCCTCTTGTAT GTCCTACTTCATGCAGGATCTGAAACCTCAGCGACAACGTTAGAGTGGGCCTTCTCATACCTGCTGGAGAATCCAAGAATCATGAAGAAGGCGAAAGCCGAAATTGACCTACAAGTTGGACACACCCGCCTGGTAGAGGAATCCGACATGGGCAAACTCCCATACATCCGGTGCATCGTGAACGAGACCTTACGGTTGCAGCCGGCGGCGCCGCTCCTGGTCCCACATTTCTCTGGGGAGGAGTGCCACGTGGGAGGCTACCGCGTGCCAAAAGGGACCATCGTGTTAGTGAACGCGTGGGGAATTCAGCGTGACCCCAAGGTATGGGAGGATCCTGAAACCTTCAACCCGGAGAGATTCGAAAGCTTTAAAAGCAGCAAAGATCACGCCTTCAAATTCATGCCGTTTGGATCGGGCAGGAGGAGCTGCCCGGGCGAAAATCTGGCGATTCGGGTCGTTGAATTGGCGTTAGGGTTACTGTTACAATGCTTTGACTGGGAAAACCCTAGCAAGGAGACGATTGACAAGACTGATAGCAGTGGATTCATTGCTGCTAAACTTACCCCTCTCGTTGCTAAATGTTCTCCCCGATCTGAGATGGTGACCACTCTTTCTCAGATCTGA
- the LOC116022854 gene encoding peamaclein-like, with translation MFVKMKVVFAALLLATLVLTSSFINPTHADSDFCDSKCKVRCSKAGMMDRCLKYCGLCCEECNCVPSGTYGNKDECPCYRDKKNSKGNPKCP, from the exons ATGTTTGTAAAAATGAAGGTAGTTTTTGCAGCATTGCTTCTTGCCACGCTTGTTCTTACTTCATCTTTCATCAACCCCACCCATGCTGATTCAG ATTTTTGCGATTCCAAGTGCAAGGTGAGGTGCTCAAAGGCAGGGATGATGGACAGATGCTTAAAGTACTGTGGACTATGCTGTGAGGAATGCAACTGCGTGCCTTCAGGGACCTATGGGAACAAGGACGAGTGCCCTTGTTACAGGGACAAGAAGAACTCTAAGGGCAACCCTAAATGCCCTTAA
- the LOC116022271 gene encoding cytochrome P450 81Q32-like produces the protein MDYILNPFLYLVLFLSLYLISKHFHRKFKNHPPAPFLTLPLLGHLYLFKKPLHRALTNISNRYGPVLLLEFGSRKVLLVSSPSAAEECLSKHDVVFANRPRLMAGKYIGCNYTSLAWTSYNDHWRNLRRIAAIEILSTHRLQMLHDIRADEVNFMIRKLDSSSKAGAPVEMKTVFFELMLNLMMRMIAGKRYFGENVEDLKEANRFREILTEILAISGASNVGDFVPSLKTVFRSLEKRFVNVQRNRDAFLQDLIEECRKQIAENISSGDSTEPAGKDKKKKKSFVRVLLTLQENEPEYYQDEIIRGLMSVMLAAGTDTSSGTLEWGLSLLLNHPKVLKKVQREIDERVGQERLLEESDLANLPYLNCIIKETMRMYPVGPLLIPHESSEECTVAGYRVPAGTMLMINVYSIQRDPKNWEDPEKFRPERFQGLEGVMRDGYKMMPFGSGRRSCPGEGLALRMVGLSLGSLIQCFDWERIGSEMVDLTEGIGLTMPKASPLTAICKTRPFVAHLLSQTGV, from the exons ATGGATTACATTCTTAATCCATTCTTGTATCTTGTCCTCTTCTTATCCTTGTACCTAATCTCCAAACACTTTCACCGGAAATTCAAGAACCACCCACCGGCGCCGTTCCTCACTCTCCCCCTCCTCGGTCATCTCTACCTCTTTAAGAAGCCTCTCCACCGAGCCTTGACCAATATCTCCAACCGCTATGGCCCCGTCCTcctgctcgagttcggctccCGGAAAGTCCTGTTGGTCTCCTCCCCTTCCGCGGCGGAGGAGTGTCTGTCGAAGCACGACGTCGTTTTCGCAAACCGGCCCCGTCTGATGGCCGGAAAGTACATCGGCTGCAACTACACTTCCCTAGCGTGGACCTCCTACAACGACCACTGGCGGAACCTCCGCAGAATCGCCGCCATCGAAATCCTCTCCACTCATCGCCTCCAGATGCTCCACGACATTCGCGCCGACGAGGTGAATTTCATGATAAGAAAGCTCGATTCATCCTCCAAAGCCGGAGCTCCGGTGGAAATGAAGACCGTGTTTTTCGAGCTGATGTTGAACCTCATGATGAGGATGATCGCCGGGAAACGGTATTTCGGCGAGAACGTGGAGGATCTGAAAGAGGCGAACCGGTTCAGGGAGATCCTCACGGAGATTTTAGCCATCAGTGGGGCAAGCAACGTGGGAGACTTCGTGCCGTCGTTGAAGACGGTGTTCCGGAGCTTGGAGAAGAGGTTTGTGAATGTGCAACGGAATAGAGACGCTTTTTTGCAGGACTTGATCGAAGAGTGCCGGAAACAAATTGCAGAAAACATCAGTTCTGGGGATTCTACAGAGCCTGCAGGGAAggataagaaaaagaagaaatcattTGTTCGAGTGCTGCTCACACTCCAAGAAAACGAACCTGAATATTACCAGGATGAAATTATCAGAGGCCTCATGTCG GTTATGTTAGCAGCGGGAACAGATACATCATCCGGGACTCTGGAGTGGGGGCTATCACTTCTGCTAAACCACCCAAAAGTCTTGAAGAAGGTGCAAAGGGAGATTGACGAGCGGGTCGGACAGGAGCGGCTACTGGAGGAGTCAGATTTGGCCAATCTCCCTTACCTGAACTGTATAATCAAGGAAACAATGAGAATGTACCCTGTTGGCCCTCTGTTAATCCCCCACGAGTCCTCAGAAGAGTGCACCGTCGCCGGCTACCGTGTCCCCGCGGGCACAATGCTGATGATCAACGTGTACTCTATCCAAAGAGACCCCAAGAACTGGGAAGACCCGGAAAAGTTCAGGCCGGAGAGGTTTCAAGGCTTAGAAGGAGTGATGAGAGATGGGTACAAGATGATGCCTTTTGGATCTGGAAGGAGAAGCTGCCCCGGAGAAGGCCTGGCGTTGCGTATGGTTGGGCTTTCTTTGGGATCGTTGATCCAATGCTTTGATTGGGAAAGAATTGGCAGTGAAATGGTGGATTTGACTGAAGGAATTGGATTAACTATGCCCAAAGCTTCGCCGTTGACGGCGATCTGCAAGACGCGACCTTTCGTCGCCCATCTGCTTTCTCAGACTGGAGTCTAG